Proteins encoded in a region of the Limanda limanda chromosome 17, fLimLim1.1, whole genome shotgun sequence genome:
- the LOC133022849 gene encoding centrosomal protein of 83 kDa-like translates to MTWFALGQLAPLEPLGKFELQKMLIHERMNYKNLMTDYQMQKAEHKSLQDKFMRLHGEQEHLVSNRQTQKERVQLLLMQGELMDKTRELKELRPWVVTPQQLELLRTQVKQEMNAPVQEKFNKQEETEKYTSMYNKLQYEKTFIKSQFDHQSEEHSHMLKKRRSHYEVTLTCVEKKREHLVAKYQGSDPLCDGKGDEAQLREKSRFEFEQKKLENEMADLRAQKDNFDQQVENMQSVQIRQLSEHQAAVKLLKAECQSLRLQVERMESEHHLILEQNKQLTKQLHKAERESNSTCEVESLEKNSLRPEIASVKLECIPSREDVERERHTMQGQMGDLQAGMEVLKAAMQQQRHILEKKREMVRRVQAAHGEEFCETVTLHKEKLELYNPFTALEQQRVQQDLADPAQKEELEEHLRRGQQGEESACREVQSLRSTLQQQSSELEELEGQKAEIVELQQQYQDLGVQLETLLYSEKDLIETNQPLRETLDRVREELRTTRGQADEVEWLEEKHKLHQKYSHIKERLQREAEAQKKRKMLTKDKEKRLQDKIQLLQAQIEELELEVAAAKKRSSSGKEAKLNKQLKELQQRHNKFRQIILHSQAPFSGQTGLPEGVPVPALLAAAHTCQLPRTPLLGEERNIKHLEMRVSGLS, encoded by the exons ATGACCTGGTTTGCCCTTGGCCAGTTGGCACCTCTGGAACCTCTGGGCAAGTTTGAGTTGCAGAAGATGCTTATTCATGAGAGGATGAATTACAAAAATCTCATGACCGACTATCAAATGCAGAAGGCTGAACACAAAAGCCTGCAGGATAAGTTCATGCGGTTGCACGGAGAACAGGAACACCTAGTGAGCAACAGACAGACTCAGAAGGAAAGAGTGCAGCTCCTTTTGATGCAAGGAGAGCTGATGGACAAAACCAGGGAGCTTAAGGAGCTTCGACCGTGGGTGGTGACTCCTCAGCAATTGGAGTTGCTCAGAACTCAGGTGAAGCAAGAAATGAATGCTCCAGTTCAAGAGAAATTCAACAaacaagaggagacagagaagtaCACATCTATGTACAACAAGCTGCAATATGAGAAGACCTTCATCAAGTCCCAGTTTGACCACCAGAGTGAAGAACATTCTCATATGCttaagaagaggaggagtcactaTGAGGTGACGCTCACATGCgtggagaagaaaagggagCACCTGGTGGCTAAGTACCAGGGTTCAGACCCACTGTGTGATGGGAAAGGAGATGAGGCTCAGCTGAGGGAGAAATCCCGGTTCGAATTTGAgcagaagaagctggagaatGAGATGGCTGACCTGCGTGCCCAGAAAGACAACTTTGATCAGCAGGTTGAGAACATGCAGAGTGTCCAGATCAGACAGCTATCAGAGCATCAGGCTGCAGTGAAGTTATTGAAGGCAGAGTGTCAGTCCCTGCGACTACAAGTGGAGCGGATGGAGAGTGAGCATCATCTGATCCTTGAGCAGAATAAGCAGCTCACAAAGCAACTGCACAAAGCTGAGAGAGAAAGCAACTCTACCTGCGAGGTTGAAAGTCTGGAGAAGAATTCACTTAGGCCAGAGATTGCCAGTGTCAAACTAGAGTGTATCCCCTCGAGAGAAGATGTGGAGAGGGAGCGACACACAATGCAGGGGCAGATGGGTGATCTACAGGCAGGTATGGAAGTGCTTAAAGCTGCAATGCAGCAGCAAAGACACATtctggagaagaagagggagatggTCAGAAGGGTACAAGCTGCCCATGGGGAGGAGTTCTGTGAAACTGTGACCCTGCACAAGGAAAAATTGGAGTTGTACAACCCCTTCACCGCATTAGAACAGCAGAGGGTGCAGCAGGATCTTGCAGATCCCGCACAGAAGGAAGAGTTGGAGGAACATCTTCGTAGGGGCCAGCAAGGTGAGGAGTCAGCCTGCAGAGAAGTGCAGAGCCTTAGAAGCACACTTCAGCAGCAAAGCTCAGAGCTTGAGGAGCTTGAGGGACAGAAAGCAGAGATTGTTGAGCTACAGCAACAGTACCAGGACCTAGGTGTCCAACTGGAGACACTGTTGTACTCTGAAAAGGACTTGATAGAGACAAACCAGCCTCTAAGAG AAACCCTGGACAGAGtcagggaggagctgaggacAACCCGAGGTCAGGCTGATGAGGTTGAGTGGTTAGAGGAGAAACACAAGCTGCATCAGAAATATTCTCATATCAAAGAGAGACTGCAGAGGGAAGCAGAGGCccaaaagaagaggaagatgctgacaaaagacaaagagaagagacTGCAGGATAAGATCCAGTTGCTTCAGGCACAGATAGAAGAACTGGAACTGGAAGTAGCTGCAGCCAAGAAACGTTCATCTTCAGGGAAAGAGGCCAAACTCAACAAACAGCTAAAGGAGCTTCAGCAGCGACACAACAAGTTTCGACAGATTATCCTGCACAGCCAGGCTCCTTTCAGTGGTCAAACTGGTCTCCCTGAAGGTGTCCCTGTGCCAGCACTCCTCGCTGCTGCGCACACATGCCAGTTACCACGAACACCACTTCttggagaagaaagaaacataAAACACCTGGAGATGAGGGTTTCAGGGTTGTCTTAG